From Streptomyces sp. CMB-StM0423, a single genomic window includes:
- a CDS encoding MCE family protein, with product MARPATQAVRRLRAAAGRLRDRRPVALLVTAVLLLAAGTWGVRALTGPDGKAVTAYFDSGVGLYDGSDLRILGVKAGTVDSVEPEGDRVRVELTLDHGVQAPADVQAAVIAPSVVSGRYVQLSPAYSGGPELADGDEIPVERTATPVEIDELYASLTDLSDALGPDGANATGELSKLLETGARNLEGNGKEIGDSIDRFGDATQTLSGRSGDLFGTIENLQSFTTMLKKNDRQVRDAEQQLADVGTFLAEDKDELAAALEELGKALGRVQGFIKDNRGRLRTNVDKLAGLTRILVDNRASLAEALDSAPLATDNLLRAYNPGKRTIDGRGNLNELSMGGPPDAGLADDGGGRATGREGLVPAPAERQEELPGLPLPAVGDVYGTPEQGGGR from the coding sequence ATGGCACGTCCGGCAACGCAAGCGGTGCGGCGGCTGCGCGCGGCCGCCGGCCGGCTGCGGGACCGCAGACCGGTCGCGCTGCTGGTGACCGCGGTGCTGCTGCTGGCGGCGGGCACCTGGGGCGTACGGGCGCTGACGGGCCCCGACGGCAAGGCGGTCACCGCCTACTTCGACTCCGGAGTCGGCCTCTACGACGGCTCGGACCTGCGCATCCTGGGCGTCAAGGCCGGCACCGTCGACTCCGTCGAGCCCGAGGGCGACCGGGTGCGCGTCGAGCTGACCCTGGACCACGGCGTGCAGGCGCCCGCCGACGTGCAGGCGGCGGTCATCGCGCCGAGCGTGGTCTCCGGCCGCTATGTGCAGCTCAGCCCCGCCTACTCCGGCGGGCCCGAACTCGCCGACGGCGACGAGATCCCCGTCGAGCGCACCGCGACCCCGGTGGAGATCGACGAGCTGTACGCCTCCCTCACCGACCTCAGCGACGCCCTCGGCCCCGACGGCGCCAACGCCACCGGGGAGCTGAGCAAGCTGCTCGAAACCGGCGCCCGCAATCTGGAGGGCAACGGCAAGGAGATCGGCGACAGCATCGACCGCTTCGGCGACGCCACCCAGACGCTCTCCGGCCGCAGCGGCGACCTCTTCGGCACGATCGAGAACCTGCAGTCCTTCACCACGATGCTGAAGAAGAACGACCGGCAGGTCCGCGACGCCGAGCAGCAGCTTGCCGACGTCGGCACCTTCCTCGCCGAGGACAAGGACGAACTGGCCGCGGCGCTGGAGGAGCTGGGCAAGGCGCTCGGCAGGGTGCAGGGGTTCATCAAGGACAACCGCGGCCGGCTCAGGACCAACGTCGACAAGCTCGCCGGGCTGACCCGCATCCTCGTGGACAACCGCGCCTCGCTCGCCGAGGCGCTGGACAGCGCACCCCTGGCCACCGACAACCTGCTGCGCGCGTACAACCCCGGCAAGCGCACCATCGACGGCCGCGGCAACCTCAACGAGCTGAGCATGGGCGGCCCGCCCGACGCCGGCCTGGCGGACGACGGCGGCGGCCGCGCCACCGGCCGCGAAGGGCTCGTACCGGCGCCCGCGGAGCGGCAGGAGGAACTGCCCGGGCTGCCGCTGCCCGCGGTCGGCGACGTCTACGGCACGCCGGAACAGGGAGGCGGGCGATGA
- a CDS encoding MCE family protein, translated as MRVPGLKPVRERNPIAVALVGLLVLALGGLAAYRADALPGVGGGTSYTAHFSEAAGLRSGDEVRVAGVKVGEVDEVGLDGPRVAVDFTVRDAWIGDRSTAAIAIETLLGEKYLAVDPLGSVRQDADQPIPVERTTSPYDVTQAFQDLSSTVGELDTTALAESFEVISETFEDTPPNVRKAANGLADLSQTISSRDAELARLLSGSDEITKTLKDQNDTFETLLKDGNDLLAEVRSRRDAIHALFTGTRDLAKELDGLVEDNEEQIGPTLDALDRVTGVLQANEKNLDKALATAGPYYRLVGNTLGSGRWFDSYLCGLVPREYAPDVVPDRGCQPPKPKGGR; from the coding sequence GCTGCTCGTCCTCGCCCTCGGCGGGCTCGCGGCGTACCGCGCCGACGCGCTGCCCGGCGTCGGCGGCGGCACCTCCTATACGGCCCACTTCTCCGAGGCCGCCGGGCTGCGCTCCGGCGACGAGGTGCGGGTGGCGGGCGTGAAGGTGGGCGAGGTCGACGAGGTCGGGCTCGACGGACCCAGGGTCGCGGTCGACTTCACGGTGCGCGACGCCTGGATCGGCGACCGGTCCACCGCCGCGATCGCCATCGAGACGCTGCTCGGCGAGAAGTACCTGGCCGTGGATCCGCTGGGCAGCGTCCGGCAGGACGCCGACCAGCCGATCCCGGTCGAGCGCACCACGTCCCCGTACGACGTGACGCAGGCGTTCCAGGACCTGTCGTCCACCGTCGGCGAACTGGACACCACGGCGCTTGCGGAGAGCTTCGAGGTGATCTCGGAGACCTTCGAGGACACCCCGCCGAACGTGCGCAAGGCGGCGAACGGGCTGGCGGACCTGTCGCAGACGATCTCCTCCCGGGACGCCGAGCTGGCCCGGCTGCTGTCCGGCAGCGACGAGATCACCAAGACGCTGAAGGACCAGAACGACACGTTCGAGACGCTGCTGAAGGACGGCAACGACCTGCTCGCCGAGGTACGCAGCCGGCGCGACGCGATCCACGCCCTCTTCACCGGCACCCGCGACCTGGCGAAGGAGCTGGACGGGCTGGTGGAGGACAACGAGGAGCAGATCGGCCCGACGCTCGACGCCCTCGACCGGGTCACCGGCGTGCTCCAGGCCAACGAGAAGAACCTCGACAAGGCGCTGGCCACGGCCGGCCCGTACTACCGGCTCGTCGGCAACACCCTCGGCAGCGGCCGCTGGTTCGACAGCTACCTCTGCGGGCTCGTTCCGCGGGAGTACGCGCCGGACGTCGTGCCGGACCGCGGGTGTCAGCCGCCCAAGCCGAAGGGGGGCCGATGA
- a CDS encoding MCE family protein, with amino-acid sequence MNWHVKTVAGVVAAALVIASPLVVMKVYESADVEFTGIQDLPLPGGADLGSHPYEVTAEFEDVLSLVPQSSVRVNDVAVGRVTGIEVADDRWTAVVTMKVNGDVRLPADAYARIEQSSLLGEKYVQLIAPPQEKQADAQQTGDLGTAPGDVTTAILPDDSKTDIPLARTNRNPEVEEVFGALSMLLNGGGIEQLRTISRELNNALQGNEPQVRSMLKRVDTLMKSLDDNKDGITDALDSVNRLSATLATRKTEIGVILDDLSPGMKVLEEQRGALVTMLRSLDRLSDVAVETIDASKEDMIADLRALGKVLKNLADAGQALPASLEVLLTYPFTDEVLRGVKGDYLNIYLGVTAPRGTELIPPLTEESVPGATGPSTTVDPRSAPPGTALALPLPLPSVGPTPGADPSQSPDPGDPAPGDTGSGDRGSASPGGGPADGAGTPSGSPPGSPSATEPESPPASGSESPGGEGR; translated from the coding sequence ATGAACTGGCACGTCAAGACGGTCGCCGGGGTCGTGGCCGCCGCGCTCGTCATCGCCTCGCCGCTGGTGGTGATGAAGGTCTACGAGTCCGCGGACGTCGAGTTCACCGGCATCCAGGACCTGCCGCTGCCCGGCGGCGCCGACCTCGGCAGCCATCCGTACGAGGTCACGGCGGAGTTCGAGGACGTGCTGAGCCTCGTGCCGCAGTCCTCGGTGCGGGTCAACGACGTGGCCGTCGGCCGGGTCACCGGCATCGAGGTCGCCGACGACCGGTGGACCGCCGTGGTCACCATGAAGGTCAACGGCGACGTGCGGCTGCCGGCCGACGCGTACGCCCGGATCGAGCAATCGAGCCTGCTGGGCGAGAAATACGTCCAGTTGATCGCCCCGCCCCAGGAGAAGCAGGCCGACGCGCAGCAGACGGGCGACCTCGGCACCGCCCCCGGGGACGTCACCACGGCGATCCTCCCCGACGACTCCAAGACCGACATCCCGCTCGCGCGCACCAACCGCAACCCGGAGGTCGAGGAGGTCTTCGGCGCCCTGTCGATGCTCCTCAACGGCGGTGGCATCGAGCAACTGCGCACCATCAGCCGGGAGCTGAACAACGCGCTCCAGGGCAACGAGCCGCAGGTCCGCTCCATGCTCAAGCGCGTCGACACCCTGATGAAGAGCCTCGACGACAACAAGGACGGCATCACCGACGCGCTCGACAGCGTCAACCGGCTGTCCGCCACCCTCGCCACCCGCAAGACGGAGATCGGCGTCATCCTCGACGACCTCAGCCCCGGCATGAAGGTGCTGGAGGAACAGCGCGGCGCGCTGGTCACCATGCTGCGGTCGCTGGACCGGCTCTCCGACGTCGCGGTGGAGACCATCGACGCGAGCAAAGAGGACATGATCGCCGACCTCAGGGCCCTGGGGAAGGTGCTGAAGAACCTCGCCGACGCCGGGCAGGCGCTGCCCGCCTCGCTGGAGGTGCTGCTCACGTACCCCTTCACCGACGAGGTGCTGCGCGGCGTCAAGGGCGACTACCTCAACATCTACCTCGGCGTCACCGCCCCCCGCGGCACGGAGCTGATCCCGCCGCTGACCGAGGAGTCCGTCCCCGGCGCCACCGGGCCGAGCACCACCGTCGACCCGCGCTCCGCCCCGCCCGGCACCGCCCTGGCGCTGCCGCTGCCGCTCCCGTCCGTAGGACCGACGCCGGGCGCCGACCCGTCGCAGTCCCCGGACCCGGGCGATCCGGCGCCGGGCGACACGGGGTCCGGGGATAGGGGGTCCGCCTCTCCCGGCGGCGGCCCGGCCGACGGCGCCGGCACGCCGTCGGGGTCGCCGCCGGGCAGCCCGTCCGCTACGGAGCCGGAGTCGCCGCCGGCGTCCGGCAGCGAGTCGCCCGGGGGTGAGGGCCGGTGA